The genomic segment TAGCTTCAAGACAAAAGCTACTATTCCGACGGAGCGGTTTGTGCCGGCGCTAAACAGTCTTCTGCCCGAAGATATCGTGGTCTGTGCCGCAGAGGAAGTCGATCCCGACTTTCATGCGCGATTTTCCGCTCGGAAAAAGACCTATCGCTATTGCCTAGACATTGGTCCAGTCCCCAATGTCCTGACTCGCAGATATGCGCACTTTGTATCCCGGAAGCTGAACCTGGAAAAACTAGCTTTAGCCGCGGAGAGGCTGGTAGGAGAGCATGACTTCGCCGCCTTTCAAGCCACAGGGTCCAGTGTAAAGACCACGGTGCGCCATTTATATCGGCTGGATGTATCCCAGCAGCCCAATGGGTTGATTGCCATCGAAGCTGAGGGCAATGGATTCCTGTATCATATGGTGCGAATTATCGTGGGTACTTTGCTGGAAGTGGGTCAGGGTCGGCTGGAGGTGGAGGATATCGACGAAATCCTCCGGCGTCGGGATCGCAGTCTGGCCGGTCCCACGGCACCGGCCAAAGGGTTGTGTCTGGTGAGGGTGGACTATTAGCTCAGGACTGGAAGTTGCTTCGCCGATTGGACCGGCGGCTATTGACAGTTTTGCCAAAACTATATTAAAATGATGTTTGGCAGTGCTTACACGTTGCAATCTGCCAGTGACTTTTTCAACAGTTAACTTCGCCGAAGGCGCGTCTGACTGGTCAGCCCCGTTCCTGTTAGGTTAGCGCATCCGGCACCCTATAAATCAGAAAGATGAAAAGGGGGGAATCAGGATGCAAAACAGAACATTTGTAGCCAAGCCCCATGAGGTTGAGCGCAATTGGTTTGTGGTTGATGCCAAGGGTAAGACCCTGGGCCGACTGGCAACTCAGATCGCCTCGATTCTCAGGGGAAAGCATAAGCCGATTTACACTCCTCACGTGGATACCGGTGATTTTGTGATTGTGGTTAATGCCGACCAAGTTCGTTTGACGGGCAACAAACTCCAGGACAAGATGTACTATCGTCACTCCGGATATCCCGGTGGGCTCAAGTCTATTTCCGCCGGTGAGTTGCTGGCGA from the Bacillota bacterium genome contains:
- the truA gene encoding tRNA pseudouridine(38-40) synthase TruA: MERNIKLTVAYDGTDYHGWQDQARLDRPTIQSQLEAAIAVITKSPHRIHGSGRTDAGVHALGQVASFKTKATIPTERFVPALNSLLPEDIVVCAAEEVDPDFHARFSARKKTYRYCLDIGPVPNVLTRRYAHFVSRKLNLEKLALAAERLVGEHDFAAFQATGSSVKTTVRHLYRLDVSQQPNGLIAIEAEGNGFLYHMVRIIVGTLLEVGQGRLEVEDIDEILRRRDRSLAGPTAPAKGLCLVRVDY
- the rplM gene encoding 50S ribosomal protein L13 gives rise to the protein MQNRTFVAKPHEVERNWFVVDAKGKTLGRLATQIASILRGKHKPIYTPHVDTGDFVIVVNADQVRLTGNKLQDKMYYRHSGYPGGLKSISAGELLAKNPERLVRLAVWGMLPHNRLGRKMIRKLKIYAGPEHPHAAQQPEVLEL